A window of Roseateles sp. XES5 genomic DNA:
GCGCTCGCTCGACGCCGATTTCGGCCTTGCGCTGGCGCTCGACGTGCAGGCCGCCCTGCGCGAGGACCTGCGCATCCTCGTCATGTCGGCGACGCTCGATGTGGAGCGTATCTCGGCGCTGCTCGACAATCCGCCCGCCATCGTCAGCGAAGGCCGTACATTCCCGGTCGACGTGCGCTACCAGGACCGGCCCGCCGGCGAGCGCATCGAGGATGGAATGGCGCGCGCCATCCTGGAGGCGCATCGCAGCGAAACCGGATCGATCCTCGCCTTCCTTCCGGGCCAGGCCGAGATCACCCGCACCGCCGAGCGGCTGGAAGGTCGCTTCGGCGCGGAAACCACGGTGGTGCCACTTTACGGCAATCTCGACCAGAAGGAGCAGGACGCCGCAATCCGCCCGACCGCCGCGGGCACGCGCAAGATCGTGCTGGCGACCTCGATCGCCGAGACCTCCATCACCATCGACGGCGTGCGCATCGTCATCGACAGCGGCCTTCAACGCCTGCCGGTCTTCGAGGCGGCGACGGGCATCACGCGGCTGGAGACGGTGCGGGTGTCCCGCGCTTCCGCCGACCAGCGCGCCGGCCGCGCCGGCCGAACGGAGCCGGGCATCGCGCTGCGCCTCTGGCATGCCGGCCAGATGGCGGCCCTGCCGGCCTTCACGCCGCCGCAGATTCTTTCCAGCGACCTCTCCGCCTTCATGCTGGACCTTGCCCATTGGGGCGTCGGCGATCCCGCCGACCTTCGCCTCGTCGACCAGCCCCCGGCCGCGGCGGTGGAAGAGGCGCGCAATCTGCTGCGTCTTCTCGGCGCGCTCGACGGCAGCGGCGCATTGACGCCGGCAGGCAAACGCATTCGCGACCTTGCCTTGCCGCCGCGGCTGGCGGCGATGGTTCTCCACGCGGCCGAGGACGGGGAACAGGCCGCCGCCGCCCGGCTTGCCGTGCTGCTAACCGAACAGGGGCTCGGCGGATCGGCGATCGATATCGAGGATCGGCTGCGGCGCTTTGCCGGCGAGCGCGGGGAACGGGCGGAAGCGGCCAAGCGGCTGGCGCAACGCATGGCGGATGGTTTCGGCAAGACCGCCGCCACGGCCGCAAGCACGCCGGGCGCGCTGCTGATGCATGCCTTTCCCGACCGCGTCGCTTTGCAGCGCGGCGGCAGGGGACGCTTCGTCATGGCGAACGGACGGGGCGGAGAATTGCCGGAAACCGAGCGGCTGGCCGGCGCCGACATGATCGTCGTTGCCGACCTCACCGGCCAGGCCGGACGCCAGCGCATTCTCGCCGCCGCGGAGATCGACCGCGCCACGGTGGAAGCCGGCCTTGCCGACAAGATCGTGCGCGAGGAGCAGTGCGTCTTCGACAAGGCGAGCCGGCAGGTGCGGGCGCGGCGGGTCGTGCGCCTCGGCGCGATGATTCTGGAGGAAAGCCCCTTGCCCCGCCCGGCCGGACCGAAAGCCGCGCAGGCGCTGGCCGAAGGCGTGCGCCTGCTTGGCCTGCAGGCGCTCTCCTTTCCCCGGGAGGCGGCGCAACTGCGCGACCGGCTGGGCTTTCTCCATCGCTCCATCGGAGCGCCCTGGCCCGACACCAGCGACATGGCCCTGCTGGCGCAACTCGACGACTGGTTCGTGCCCTTCCAGGAAACGACGCGCGGTATCGACGACATCAAGCCGACCAGCCTGCAGGAAGGGTTGATGGCGCTGGTACCCTACGAGGTACAGCGCGATCTGGCTCGCCTCGCCCCTACCCATTTCGAGGCGCCGACCGGTCACCGGCATCCGATCCGTTACGACGGCGACGAGCCTGTCCTAGAAATCCGCGTCCAGGAACTGTTCGGGCTGAAGCAGCACCCGGCCGTTGCCGGGGGACGATTGCCGCTCCTGCTGGAATTGCAATCGCCCGCCCATCGCCTGATCCAGACAACGCGTGATCTGCCCGGTTTCTGGGCCGGGTCATGGCGGGACGTGCGCGCGGACATGCGCGGACGTTACCCCAAGCACCCCTGGCCGGAGGACCCGGCCGAGGCCGCGCCGACGACGCGGGTAAAACCACGCGGAACGTGACTTATAGAGGCGCGTCGCGCAAAACTGCGCGACGGCATCGCGGACTTGCGAAATATCAAGGACCGGAAGCGCAGGGCGCGGTCAGAAGAACCGCGGAGCGCTTCGGCAGGAGGACGACGGATGACAGGCTACCAGGATATCGACTTCGAGGGCTCCGGCCGGCGGCTTCGCCTCGAAACGCTCATCCGCCTGCGCTGGCTGGCCGTGGCGGGGCAGACGATCAGCGTCATCGTCGTGGCGCTGTGGCTGGAATTCCCGCTGCCCCTGCTGCCGGCTTCGGTGCTGATCGCGCTACTGGCGGGCGTGAACTTCTTTCTCGCCGTGCGCTTCCCGCCGGCCCACCGCCTCACGCCGGCCTCGGCCTTTCTGCTGCTCGCCTTCGACCTCTGCCAGCTGATGGCCCTGCTCTTCATCACCGGGGGTCTTGCCAATCCCTTCGCGCCGCTCGTCTGCGTGCCCGTCATCATCTCCTCGTCCCTGCAGCCGGTCCGCTTCAGCCTGACACTCGGCGGGCTTGCCGTGGCCGGCATCACGGCGCTGGCCTTCACGCCCTTTCCGCTGCCCTGGTTTCCCGGCACGCTGCTCGTGGTACCGCCGATCCTGACGGCCGGCTTCTGGTTCGCCATCGTTTCCACCACCGCCTTCGCCGCCTTCTATTCCTACCGCGTGTCGCAGGAAGCGACCGAGCTTTCCGATGCGCTGGCAGCGACGGAACTCATCCTCCAGCGGGAAAAACATCTTTCGCAGCTCGACGGCCTTGCCGCGGCAGCGGCGCACGAACTCGGCACGCCGCTCGCCACGATCAGCGTCGTCGCCCGCGAGATGGAGCGGGAGCTGGGCAGCGACGAACGCTTCAGGGAAGATGTGCAGCTCCTGCGCAGCCAGAGCGAGCGTTGCCGCGACATCCTGCGCCGGCTCACCACCCTGTCGACCGAGGACGAGGCGCATATGCGCGTGCTGCCGCTCTCTTCCCTCATGGAAGAGGTACTGGCGCCGCACCGCGAATTCGGCATCAAGCTCAACCTCGTCGAAACCGGCGAGCGGAACGGCGAGCCGGTCGGCAACCGCAATCCCGGCATTCTCTACGGCCTCGGCAATCTCCTGGAAAATGCCGTGGACCATGCCC
This region includes:
- the hrpB gene encoding ATP-dependent helicase HrpB — protein: MTGPVADRLPRLPVSEVLASLGQALVAHTRTVLSAPPGAGKTTLVPLFLLGAAWRGDGKIILLEPRRLAARAAAGRMAALLGERVGETVGYRMRLDNRISAKTRIEVVTEGVFARMILDDPELSGVSAVLFDEFHERSLDADFGLALALDVQAALREDLRILVMSATLDVERISALLDNPPAIVSEGRTFPVDVRYQDRPAGERIEDGMARAILEAHRSETGSILAFLPGQAEITRTAERLEGRFGAETTVVPLYGNLDQKEQDAAIRPTAAGTRKIVLATSIAETSITIDGVRIVIDSGLQRLPVFEAATGITRLETVRVSRASADQRAGRAGRTEPGIALRLWHAGQMAALPAFTPPQILSSDLSAFMLDLAHWGVGDPADLRLVDQPPAAAVEEARNLLRLLGALDGSGALTPAGKRIRDLALPPRLAAMVLHAAEDGEQAAAARLAVLLTEQGLGGSAIDIEDRLRRFAGERGERAEAAKRLAQRMADGFGKTAATAASTPGALLMHAFPDRVALQRGGRGRFVMANGRGGELPETERLAGADMIVVADLTGQAGRQRILAAAEIDRATVEAGLADKIVREEQCVFDKASRQVRARRVVRLGAMILEESPLPRPAGPKAAQALAEGVRLLGLQALSFPREAAQLRDRLGFLHRSIGAPWPDTSDMALLAQLDDWFVPFQETTRGIDDIKPTSLQEGLMALVPYEVQRDLARLAPTHFEAPTGHRHPIRYDGDEPVLEIRVQELFGLKQHPAVAGGRLPLLLELQSPAHRLIQTTRDLPGFWAGSWRDVRADMRGRYPKHPWPEDPAEAAPTTRVKPRGT
- a CDS encoding ActS/PrrB/RegB family redox-sensitive histidine kinase codes for the protein MTGYQDIDFEGSGRRLRLETLIRLRWLAVAGQTISVIVVALWLEFPLPLLPASVLIALLAGVNFFLAVRFPPAHRLTPASAFLLLAFDLCQLMALLFITGGLANPFAPLVCVPVIISSSLQPVRFSLTLGGLAVAGITALAFTPFPLPWFPGTLLVVPPILTAGFWFAIVSTTAFAAFYSYRVSQEATELSDALAATELILQREKHLSQLDGLAAAAAHELGTPLATISVVAREMERELGSDERFREDVQLLRSQSERCRDILRRLTTLSTEDEAHMRVLPLSSLMEEVLAPHREFGIKLNLVETGERNGEPVGNRNPGILYGLGNLLENAVDHAREEVTVTVGHTPERVTIVIEDDGDGYAADILQRIGDPYVTKRQKDERAGGLGLGLFIAKTLLERSGAKLTFGNRTGDRPGARVSVDWPRARMEAKGAK